The Streptomyces sp. NBC_01775 genome includes a region encoding these proteins:
- a CDS encoding chorismate-binding protein translates to MSDLTPLARFGGRLATDLRDVTSDPEALDSTGWWAVVADFEGGLRCARFGDVRTAPALAALPGRWRGPAADAWGSSLDRAAYTEGVRRIRTAIAAGDVYQANLCRVLSAPLPDPSPAASDIDQLTARLAHGNPAPYAGTVRLPAHGVEIATASPELYLRRAGRVIESGPIKGTGRTEADLQEKDHAENVMITDLVRNDLGRVCAVGSITVPALCAVEPHPGLVHLVSTVRGELTEADGRGAGWAGLLAGTFPPGSVTGAPKSSALRLIQELEPAARGAYCGGVGWVDADRGTGELAVGIRTFWIERGHTRPLLRFGTGAGITWGSDPEGEWRETELKASRLLAVASGEYEARAPGTERQPPPL, encoded by the coding sequence GTGTCCGATCTGACCCCGCTCGCCCGCTTCGGCGGACGCCTCGCCACCGACCTCCGCGACGTCACCAGTGACCCCGAGGCCCTCGACTCGACGGGCTGGTGGGCCGTCGTCGCCGACTTCGAGGGAGGTCTGCGCTGCGCCCGCTTCGGCGATGTACGCACCGCACCGGCCCTCGCGGCCCTGCCGGGACGCTGGCGCGGGCCCGCCGCCGACGCCTGGGGCAGCTCCCTGGACCGCGCCGCGTACACCGAGGGTGTGCGCCGTATACGCACCGCCATAGCCGCAGGTGACGTCTATCAGGCCAACCTCTGCCGCGTCCTGAGCGCGCCCCTGCCCGACCCCTCGCCCGCCGCCAGCGACATCGACCAGCTCACCGCCCGCCTCGCGCACGGCAACCCGGCCCCCTACGCGGGCACCGTCCGCCTCCCCGCCCACGGCGTCGAGATCGCCACGGCCTCGCCCGAGCTGTATCTGCGCCGCGCCGGGCGCGTCATCGAGTCGGGCCCCATCAAGGGCACGGGACGCACCGAGGCCGACCTCCAGGAGAAGGATCACGCGGAGAACGTGATGATCACCGACCTGGTACGCAACGACCTCGGCCGCGTCTGCGCCGTCGGCTCCATCACCGTCCCCGCCCTGTGCGCCGTGGAGCCGCACCCCGGGCTCGTCCACCTCGTCTCCACGGTGCGGGGCGAACTCACCGAGGCCGACGGGCGCGGCGCCGGCTGGGCCGGCCTGCTGGCGGGCACCTTTCCGCCCGGCTCGGTCACCGGGGCGCCCAAGTCCAGCGCCCTGCGGCTCATCCAAGAGCTGGAGCCCGCCGCGCGCGGGGCCTACTGCGGAGGCGTCGGCTGGGTCGACGCCGACCGCGGGACCGGCGAGCTGGCCGTCGGCATACGGACCTTCTGGATCGAGCGGGGTCATACCCGCCCTTTGCTGCGCTTCGGCACCGGCGCCGGGATCACCTGGGGCTCCGACCCGGAGGGCGAGTGGCGAGAGACCGAGCTGAAGGCATCCAGACTGCTCGCGGTAGCGTCGGGGGAGTACGAAGCGCGCGCACCCGGCACGGAACGGCAGCCACCTCCCCTGTGA
- a CDS encoding aminotransferase class IV codes for MKIWLDGGLRDAHSAQVSVLDHGLTVGDGVFETVKTTDGTAFALTRHLNRLATSARGLGLPEPDLDEVRRACSAVVTANPTPRGRLRITYTGGLSPLGSDRGEAAPTLVVALDEAGRRPDSTSVITVPWTRNERGAVTGLKTTSYAENVVALARARQQAASEALFANTHGQLCEGTGSNVFVVLQGELHTPPLASGCLAGITRALAVEWTGAKETELPMDALESAEEIFLTSTLRDVQAVARLDGRTLPGAPGPVTAKAMRVFEERSAADIDP; via the coding sequence GTGAAGATCTGGCTCGACGGCGGACTGCGGGACGCGCACAGCGCGCAGGTATCGGTGCTCGACCACGGACTGACGGTCGGCGACGGTGTCTTCGAGACGGTCAAGACCACCGACGGCACCGCCTTCGCCCTCACCCGGCACCTGAACAGGCTCGCCACCTCCGCGCGCGGCCTGGGCCTGCCCGAGCCCGACCTGGACGAGGTACGCCGCGCCTGTTCCGCCGTCGTCACCGCCAACCCCACGCCGCGCGGACGGCTGCGGATCACCTACACCGGAGGGCTCTCCCCTCTCGGCTCCGACCGGGGCGAGGCCGCCCCCACCCTCGTCGTCGCCCTGGACGAGGCCGGCCGGCGGCCCGACAGCACCTCCGTCATCACCGTCCCCTGGACCCGCAACGAGCGCGGCGCGGTGACCGGACTCAAGACGACCTCCTACGCCGAGAACGTGGTCGCCCTCGCCCGCGCCCGGCAACAGGCCGCCTCCGAGGCCCTGTTCGCCAACACCCACGGACAGCTGTGCGAGGGCACCGGCTCCAACGTCTTCGTCGTCCTCCAGGGCGAACTGCACACCCCGCCCCTCGCCTCCGGCTGCCTCGCCGGCATCACCCGAGCGCTGGCCGTGGAGTGGACCGGAGCGAAGGAGACCGAGCTGCCGATGGACGCGCTGGAGAGCGCCGAGGAGATCTTCCTGACCTCCACCCTGCGCGACGTCCAGGCCGTCGCGCGCCTCGACGGCCGTACGCTGCCCGGCGCACCGGGACCGGTCACCGCGAAGGCCATGCGCGTCTTCGAGGAGCGCTCGGCCGCCGACATCGACCCGTAG